The DNA window CCAGGGCCGGGCAGCTGCATGGCAGCGCTGGGTAGATGCTCGGGGGACGGACAAGCTGGCGCCGACACTGGTGAGTGGggcggcccctccccaccctcacgcTCATCTCCCGTCATGTCCCGTTCCCAGCCCTAACCCCTGGAAACACAGTCTCTGAAAGGAAGTTCAGGCCTTCCGATCTACGAAGCCTGAAAGCTCGGGAACAGCTGCAGGAATCTGCATTGTTAACACACCTCAGATGACACCTCCTCGTCACATCCCCTTCCTCCCGGTGCCGCAGAGCTGCAGGCAGGGAGAGGCAGCAGAGGGGCTGCGGGCTGCCGGGCCGGGGACAGTGGTGGGCCCAGCTTGGGGCCTCTCGCGACTGTCCCCATAGCTCAGGCAGCGGCACCTGAGGCGGGCCTGGCGACTGTGGACCCTACGGCTGCAGGTGTCTCAGCGATTACAGCAACAAGACGACGGCTGGGTCCACTCCCAGGTACTGGGGGggcggccccgcccccagcaggcCCTTCCTAGCAGTGCCACGCCTGCCCATTCCTGAGCTGCAGCCCTCCCTGCTTGGTGCCCCCAGAACCCCTTCTTTTTCAGGGGAGAGGTCAGTTCAGTTAGAGAAAACAGCCTGGATTCCAGAGCCCTTCGTTCAGCTGGTGACCACGTGCTGAGCACGGTCCTGCCCTGTCACTGGTCTGGGGACAGGGCTTGGCCTGTGGCACAGCTGCTGCTCACACGCGCCTGTGCTGAGCGCCCCTCCCTGGTACGCGAGCGCCCCTCCCTGGTACGCGCTCAGAGCCCAGCTTCCCTGATCACAGGTCCCATCACTTCCAAGCCTGTGCGTTtggcctggggcagagggaagggcctCCTCTTCCCTGGGGGCAGAAGGAGCTGGGCCCCGGAGTTCTTCCAGCACTGACTGCACGTACCCAGGAGGGAGCCAAAGAGCTTCCTGCTGCCTGATTCCAGGCCTCTGAAACATGGCACCAGCGCCTGGCAGCCAGGGGCCTGAGGAGCAGAGCCAGCAGCAGTGGGAGGCCGGGAAGCAGGTGGGAAGCTGCCAGAGCCCCTGTGCTTGGTGGACTTGGGGTGAAGCAGGGGGCCCAGCAGCAGCTGTGACCCGTTCCCCTGGAAAGGAAAACGGATCGGAGCCCCACCCACCTGAGGAGTACAGGCTCAGGCACAAGGCACTCAGGCCAAGAGCTCTGAAGGACAATGAAACGCCCTCCTTAGCCCCAGCTGCTTCTCTCAGTCTCTTCTAAaggctgccccctgccccacccagccaGCCCCTCTGACCTGCTTCCTCTGCCGTCAGGCTGCCCTGTGGACGACCGGCCCCCTCTCCTTGCCCTGAGCGGTGAAGACCCGCAATGTGCACGTGTCAGTCACAGCCCCTGGGTAGTGCGGCTTGAGGGCTGAGGCCTGGGCAGCACTGCCAGACAGACAGCTTCCGGGACAGGGTGCACGGAGGGGAGGGAGCAGCGGGCAGGAGGAGGTCCTGCCCGGAAAATAAGCCAGGAGGAAGTCAGTCCTGCTCGGGCCAACCTCATCTTCACCCTCGATGGTAACAGGCAGGGTATCCCTTCACCCCTCAGAGCCAGGGGAGAAAAGGTAAGGCCAAGGGCTCCACCACGCACAAAGGTTCAGACACCTTTAACCCTTCAGAGGTACTTTCTCTCTCGAGCCACGGGAACAGAGACAACTGTTTCAAAAAGCAGCGCTGTAGAAAAGGGAGAAACAGCTGAGCTCTCGGCTAGGAGGCGAAAACTATTAGGTTTCACTCCTAGGTCCGTCCAGGGGCCAGTGCCTGGCAGGGCAGTGGTCCGCCCCTTCATTCCCGAGCGGGTCGTGCCTGGCTGCCAGCGCCTTGGAGGTGGAAGCCTGCAGCGCCTTGACCTTGCCATGTCTCCTCTGCAATCCCACAGAGCCCACTGCCATGTTCGCTTTGCTTGTCCTCCATAGGCCTCAAAAGCAAGGTCACTGGCAGTCCCAGGCTGGCTCCTAAACCCTTCTCAGGGAGGTTGCGTTCTGCCCACGTGCTCCTCGGGGGGGTGGGGCTACTTCCCACCGGAGCACAGACGCTCAGCCCAGCAGGGAACACCTGGCTCCCGTGTGGGGCGGACTCCGGTCCAGCCAGAGCCTGGAACCCTCACACCAGGCTAGCTGCCGTTGTCGTGTTAGGGGGTGGGGGGACGTGAAGGAGAACAGGGGTCTCCCAGAGAACCAGGACGGAGAGGAGGAAGGCGGGACACAGTGGCCTCAAGCTAAGGGTGTCAGGGCTCAGGCTCACGGCGCCTCCGTCTCGCTCTTGTTCTGGGGGGGCCTGTTGAGAAGCTCAAACGTGTCTTCCACCACCTGCCACAGGCAGCTGTCCAGCGGGAACTCGTTGTCCACCAGGTTGACCAGGAAGTAGTTGTCGTGGATGTACTGGATGATCATGCGGGACGGGGACTCCTCCTCATACAGCTTGCCCCACTGCTCGATCCACAGGGCGAAGGCCTCGTCCTGCACGCACGCACAGGCGCGCACGCGCAGACACACACGGAGACACcggcacacacacagacagaaagacaCAGGTCCATACGCGGTCCCACgtacagacatacagacacacactcagACACGCCGGCCAGGTTAACAGGGCTGCCCTAGGGCCAGGGCTCCACACTCAGCACCCCAAGGGCCTCTGCTGCTGCCCAACAAGACGTTTCCGAGAACAGAACCTGGCCCACTGCCAGTGCCACCCCCGCTCCCCAGCCCAGAAGTAAACACCATGCGTCAGAGTCAGGGCGCTGCCAGCCCTGGCGGTGCAGCCTCCAGCCACCCCGTCTGCCCGCCCAAGGCTCTGGAGGTGGCAGGGCAGGCCTGCTCCCGGGTCCCCCCTTACCTTCCAGAACATGAAGCTGACCGGGTCCACCACTGTGGGCTGGATGATCTCTCGCCCAGGGAAGATGCCCCACGTGACGGCGTTGGGCTGCAGCTCGGGGGCGTTGGTGATGTTGTCAccctgggggggggaggggggcgcggTGGGTAGGGGCAGACTTGGGGTGCAGACAGCTCCAGCCCTCTCCCCGGGGGTgtgctctgcccctcctcccaccgtcaccaccccacccccgccccggctcTGCAGCTCTGTGACGGGCCACAAGCCTGAAACCCAGACGTCATCCTgggcttctccttcctcctcctacGTACCCAGTGGTGCTCTCACTTCCTCTCGTGTCTAGCCTCGTGTCTAGCCTGGCCAGGCCTCTCTTTGCTACTCAGACCACCAGGGCTGCTGACTCTAGTCTCCCCTGGCCCTGTTAGCCACACAGCTGTCCCCTGGGACCTGCCCAAAATAAGACATGGCGCCAAGGCTCCCTCTTGCCTATACGGGAAAACCCAAATTCCAAGCAGGACAATTGAGACCGCTGAGGACCAGGCCCCGGCTTAACGCTTCAGCCTCACTCTGACCCCATTTGGCAGTGATGCCTTTGCACGCCCTCTGCCCTTTCCCTGGGATGCCCTTTTACTCCTCATCCTTAAAGATTCAGGCCACACAGGAACTCTGCAAACACCTCCCCTGATCTCTCAAGCTGGACATCCCTCCCTTGGATCCCCAGCTTCTTCCTATGCTGAACTTTACTGTTATAAAGTGCAACTGCTTACACCCATTCATAATTATTCACTGATGGCCTCCCTCGCTAGGCTGGGAGCTCTCGGAGGGCAGGGACCTGGCTCTGTCTGCATATCCATCTGGCATGATGCGTGGCCCCGCTGGGGCGCTCCATGACTGCTGAATGGTGGAGTAAACGTGGTGCCCTCACCCCGGCCCTGCTGAGCGCCCTTTGACCCAGGGCCGGCCCACCTTCACATCCACGATGTGGTAATTCACCCGGAGCTCGTACTTCTTCAGCACCTGCAAAAGCGCCTCCACTGTCTCTCGGGAAGTGAAGAACTCTAAGTAGGCCTGCGGGAGGGAGACAGGTGCCATCACGTAACCCCCAGTCCTTGCTGGATGCCTTCGCTGGGCGCTGCTGAGTGGGCCATGTGCTATGAAACACCAGACGCCTGCCCTCCTGACCGTCCCAGGGAGGCATCCACGAGGACACTTGTAGCAGAACACTTAAGGCGTCGGGACTAGCGGTGGCCACTAGTTGGGAGTTGAACCCATAAGCAAATGGAGGGGAGCAGGTACGTGAGGTTTCTCAGTCTGGACAGGTCTGAGGGACGTCTGCCAACCCTTCGTCCAGCTGGGGAAGGTACCATGGAGAAGTCGCTCCAGAAGCTGTACAGGGGGCCCAGTTTGGCAAGTAAGGCAAGAGAAGCCTGACACACCCCATCCCCCTATCTGCTGGGTGGAGGGCTTCTCCAGCACCACCTGGCCACCAGGGATTAAGCTGGGCTTACTTAAATTCACTTCCCAGAGCCCTCAGGCTTTAGCTTAGAATGTAATTTTAactccagcagccccaggagaaaGGGGTCCACAAGGAACAGTAATAATAGCTCCCAGTTAGGGGATGCTTCCCAcgtgctaagcactttatgtgcTTTGCCATGTTTCATCCCCAGAACACGACGTGacatatccccattttacagaagggaaagctgaggcccagagtggtCAAGCGACCAGCCTACCCAGGTCTGTCCGACTCCGAGCCTGAGCTCGCATCCACTCTGATCCCCGGCCGCTCAGAACAAACAGCCCCCGAGACGAAggcctctgtccccagccccGGGGAACCCCTGCAGGCAGGTCAAGCGGGGGTAGCCCCGTGCGTCCCTGCCACACCTTCTGGAAGACATAGCCCCCGCCGGGGCCCCAGCCCACGACGGGGTCGGAGGACGGCTTCCCGTTGATGCTGGGCTGGGAGTTGATGGTGAGGATGCCCCGCCGGTTCACTCGCAGCAGCTCCTCCTTCATCAGGCTGGTCTCGGCCGCCAGGGGCTCATCGTTCCAGGGCAGGCAAGTCACCTGGGGAGGGTAAGCCGGGCTGGGTCCCTCCCGGTCACGGTCCCCATCAGAGGCCCAGCCTGTCTCTGCTTCCGTAAGCCCCTTCCAGGCACCCCACGTGGGGACCCCCCAACTCACCTTCTCCCTTTGCTGAGGTGCCACCTCCAGGCACAGCAATGAGGCTCAGGGCGGGGCAGTCACGCCCGCGCCTGGCCCATGGGGCGAGGGGAGAGACCCAGGGATCCCATCCCAGCAGCACTCACCTTATAGCCGTTCTGGTTGGGCTCTCCTGAGAGGTAGTGGGCAAAGACTTCAAAGACACTTTCTTCACTGGTCAGCTCCTCCCCCCACATCTTCAGCAGCTCTTCCTTTGGGGACTTGCTCTTCAGGTAGAAGAGGTAGTAGTCCTTCAGCTCCCCAAAGGCCGGAGAGGAGGAGTTGCCCCTGGCGGAGGAGGTGCCCGGAGGTCAAGGCACACCCCTGACCTTGGGCTCCAGACAGGAGCATCCACCTGCCCCGGGGCGGGGTGTGGGGGGCATTCCTGTGAGTCCTGTCCCGAGGGCTCCACCGTGATGGGTCTCCCTCCTCCCAAGAAACGGTTCATTTGCAATGGCTCACCAGCGGCCGTTGGGGAActcatcccactcctgggtgcgATAAATGTAACTCTTTGGTCTGGAGGCCCAGAAGATGGGACGGACATCTTCCTCCCGGCGCTTGGGGTGGGCACTGATGGCCCAGGGCAGGGGACGTCTGGGTAAGAATGGAGACAGAAAGGGTCGGGGCTTGGCCAGAGGGAGAGGGCACCACTGAACCTGGGTTCTTCCATCTTGACTCGTAAACGTCAAGCCGGATGGCATTCCCGCTGAGACTGGAGCCCTAAGGGTGCCACTAGCCACGGCACAGACATCCCTCTGTGCCCCCGTGGCAGCCAGCACTGCCAGCTAGGGCGCACGCATTCTGTGACTTCTCTCTGATCTCCCTGCCCACCcgactctcctctgtggctccagggCCTGAATTCGGGGCCACTGGCCTCACCTGGGGTCCTCGATCCACATGCCCAGGCGCTTCAGCACCTCTGTGGTGGCCATCTCGCGGTTGAGGGTGTAGAAGTGCAGGCCCGGCACCAAGCCGCTTGCCAGAAGCTCCTGGCACAGGCTCAGCGCCTGCTCGATGCCGTAGTTGCGGATGGCAGCGTCGTTGTCTTTGATTGGCTCGATCACGTCCTTGATCTGCTGCGGCACCTCCAGCCTGGACAGCTTTACAAGCTGCCGGAGGGAGTGGTAGCCCTGCCCAAGACACAGGGGGCTGCGGGTCCCATCTCCCTGCCCGTCTCTCACCCCAAATACTTATCCCCCCACCAGGCCTCCTGGCTCTGCAGTGTGACACAGACTGACCCAGGAAAGTCAGACCGTATTGTACCAGCACTTTTTGTACTCTGCAAGGTACAGCAGCTGCCCACAGCATTGTTGCCATTGGTCTGAGCCGGCTCTTTGGCCCCTAGATGTATCTATTGATAAATGGTGGTCATCTAAGCCAGTGGTTCCCAAGCCTGACCAATCACCAGAATCGCCTGCCAAACTtcagaaatgtacaaattccCAGGTCCCACCTCAGATCTATTAAATCAGAACTTCTAGGCATGGGATCTGGAAATCCATGTTTTAAAAGAGCTTATTAAATGATTCTGGTGACAgccaagtttgggaaacactgatttaACCCAAATTTATAATGAGAGTAATAATCCCTTTTAGTGACACTTATCAATAAGCCCCTCCAACAGTTACTGTTGCTATTTTGGGGAGACATAAGAGGTAGTCAAAAGAGGGTGGCAAGACAACATTTTGCAAGGACTGAGCACCTGTCTGACGAAAACCTAATGAGCATCAAAGAAGAACTTTGGCCTGAACTCGGCACTTCAGGTTCACTTTGGCCTGAACCAAGGACCTGGCCTGTGCTAGGCCGGGGGGTGGCGGGAGTCCATGAGCCCTCCGGGGACCCTCACCTGAATAGGGAAGATTCCGGGGAGGATGGGGCAAGTAATGCCTATCTCGGAGCAAGCCTTAACAAAGCGGAAGAAAGTGTCGGCCTCAAAGAAAAGCTGGGTGATGATGAAGTCGGCTCCCGCTGCCACCTTCTCCTTCAGGTGCTTCAGGTCAGCCTCAAAGCTCTCTGAGTCGGGGTGGCCTTTGGGGTAACCTGCCAATAGGGATGACAGAAGGGAGAGACTGGCTCCACCTGCTCAAGGTGAGTGACGAAGCAACCGGAGAGCTGGGAACGGAGAGCTCCGGATCCATACCTTCCAACCCCACAGCACGGACAGGCTGAAGCGGTGATGGCTGGGCTCATCTGATGCGCCCCTCACCCTGGAGGTGACCCTCGGTGAACGCTGCCTTAGAGCCGCCCTCCCAAGAGTGGGGGTGGATTGCCCCCAAACACCCGCACTGTCCTGCAATCAGCCAGGCCAATCCGGCCTGCACTTTGTGGCCACAGAAGAGAGGAAATGCTACATTCACACTGGCCGGGCAGCCTTGGGGTAATGGGCTTGACTCTAGGTACTGGATTAAAACAGTGCTTgtaatttcatattaaaataactCCGGGGTCCCAGACAGTGCAAAGTCAGAAACCACGTTACACAAGGAATAAGTGAAGAGAGTAGAGATGTTGTGCTTGAAgaaaagaatgcagaaaatatGGTAACTATTTCTAGACGCCCACAAGTCTGTCACTGGGAAAAAGGAGTCACCTTAGTCGAGTTCCTCATTCATCATATTCTGTGCTGCTTCTGATGGCAGAACTAGGATCAGTTTCAGAGAGCTGCCCGACAATGGAACGAGCAACCCCACAAAGGAATGAACTCCCAGTGTGTGAGAACGATGCGGCAGGGCGATGACCCCGTGCCGGGGATGCCGAAGATGGGATTCCGGGGGTGCCTGGGAGGTGGGGCCAGACGTCCCCTAGGTTCCTGACTAGCTCAGGGAACGGCGCACTCCCTTCCCTAAACGACTGAACTTACTAGTGGCTCGGCCTGCACAGGCCTTAATGAGCTACAAGCAGAGTGCCGGCTTCCTCAGCCCGAGGCCAGGGCAGGACCCCGAGCCAGGAAGGGGCAAACCTGAACCCACCCTGTTGGGTAGCCAGGCTGCTTTGCTGTGATAAGGCAGTTTTGTTCTTAAGAAACCCTGAGTCATCAAAGATGGATATAAAAACTACTACTTTCGGGGATGGGCGTGGGAGGATTAAACACTAGCGCTTTATACTTTCAATAACAAGGCTATTTTTCCAGCAGAAATTTCAGAAACAGAGGTTTTAATAGCTGAAACTCTACAAAACCTCAACAGCACCCAACAAATCCAGCAATTGCTTACATCTGGATTTTGCTCAGTTTTACTATATTCTTGTTCTGTCGTGGCCAGCTGGGTGCCTTGTAATCCACCGGTCCTCTTTTTCATCCACTTTACCATAAGCAAAGCACCAAACCGCTCACAGCTCTGCTGGTTTCCCCTCGTGACCGTCTAATGCCCACCACACGTGGGCACATTCCCCAATCAACCGACTGTCTCGTGGCCGCACGACCAACGACACTTGAATTCCTACCTCCTCATCGGGGCCTCCTAGACTCATCCACCTCAATGCCCTCTTCTCAACACAAAGAACAGCAGACATGTACGTGGGGGCCTGGGGGCGCAGCCCAAAGTCCCCACAACAAGTAATTTCCTTGAGGCCACGTggcttgtatttttaaattcagatcACTTTGATTTGCTGCTCCATAACGTAGCCATGTTCATTCTAATAAGAATGATAtgattttccccaaaatatttgagaaaaattgtCATGCCAAGGTGATGCGTCAAATTAATCCCCGGACTTCCTGTGTCCCTGGCACACACTGCCTCACCACACCCAAGCCCCCGTTTGAGAAGCTGAAGGCCCAGACCCCATGAGTCAGGGCAAAAGGGAAGGCCATGCCATCTGTTTCTAGCAGGTGAACCTTGCCTCCGGCTGTAGCTAAAGAAACTAGAGTTGAGCCGATGCAGTTCTCTCTCCTGAGGATTTGGAACTGATGCTGAGACCTGTCAATCAGTCTGGGAGAGTCAGGAGCAGGCGGCGGGTCACATGTGTACCGTACATATCAGAGACAGAAACAGCGTACATATCAGGTCTACTGGATGAAGCATGAAGCAGCGGGGGGTGCAGAGAGAATGAGGGAGGGCCTTGGATTCTGCCTGCCTCCTGGTTCCAGCGCTTAATGAGGTCTGATGCCATTTCCTGACCTTGTTCTGAGATTCCCTGCCCCCGGAACCTTAATAAATATACCTCTTTTGTTTAAAGAAGAATAGGGCTGGGAAGCAGGCTAAGAgcaagaaaaggcagaggaagggacgtccctggtggtccagtggtaaagaatccgggTGCCTTGCAATgcctaagatcccacgtgccgcggggcaactaagcccacgcgccacaactactgagctcgcacgcctcaactagagcccgcgtgccgcaaactacagagcccacgcgccacagctacagagcccacgcgccctggagcctgtgcgccacaactagagagagaaaacccgcaagccactgctagagagaagcccgcacaccacaatgaagagcccgcgtgccgcaacgaagaccggacgcagcctaaaataagaaagaaaagaaaaagaaataaataataaaaagaaaaggcagaggaacgaAAACTTAAGGGGTGGTGGCACGCCTGGGTGGACAGCGGATGACAGAATGATGAGAGGGCAGACGCTCTTTGATTCACCCCTGCACCTCCGTCACCCGGAGCGGGCAGGCCGGCGGTGCGCTGAGCTAGCGGGTCCTGACCTGAACGCCGAGGAGGCTCTCTgtgcctctccttccttcccctctccggCCCCACCCACTGGGATACCCCAGCCTCTCACCTGCCACACAGACATCGAAGTAGTCACCAAACTCGCTTCGGATGTGCTTCACCAAGTCTACGGCATAGCTGaagcctccttcctcctcttcccactggtCACCTACAGGGTCTGCAGGGTTGGAGGTCACAGAGCTGGGTCTCACCCAACCTCCAGGTAGCCTCTCTGTTCCTTCTCCCCCCACACCCAGGACCATGAGCACCTCGAAGGCAGAGCCTTCATATTACTCAAGTTGGGGTCTCCGCTTTCTAGCGTAGCACTTGGTAAACAGCGGGAGGGAAGACAGCAGCCAACCCATCAAACAGTCACTGAGCACCGACTCCGAGGGCCCTGTGCTGGCAGCAGCAGACAGGGAGCAGCTGCAGCTCTGCGTTCAGCCTGGAGCATCGGAGATCCCTTCCCTACTCACACCTGGGTGTGTCCACGCACCCTCACCCAAGCCCACTGCTCGTTCGCCCACCCCCTTGGAACCCTCGCCTCCCGGGAGAATCTTCCAGTCATCTCAAGTGAGAGGCGGTCTCTGGGGTGGGGAGCATGAGGTCACAAGTGCCCACCCATCAGGCTCCCACTTCCCACACTTGTGTGGCCCAGTGATGGTGCGTGCCAGAGGCATAACCAGCTATTCTCACTCCTAGGACACATGCCAGAGCTGAACTCTTCGACTGGGCCAAAAGCCAGGTGCAGCCAGggattgattaattgattaattgattgtGTACGTCGGGACAGAGGGTTATCAGGCACCGGCCGCAGGCCCAACTGAACTCCTACTGCGAGGTCAAGAGGTCAAGGAGTGGCTCCATCTGTGTGTTGCCCATGGTCCTCCTGACCCACACTGCCTATTGATGCTACTGGCAGGGACGGTACCCTGAGTGTACTCAGTGTGGGacctggagaaaaggaaaggaccGTTCCAGGGACAGAAGTCTTCAGGAAAGCAAGACCCCAGAGAGCAGAGTGCTGGCTCCACACCTCCCCTCAGCGCCAGGATGTTCTTCAGGCCCAGACGCTTGGCCTTGTGCAGGTGGCCCGTGATCTCTTCCCGGCTCTGATGGCAGCAGGTCATGTGCAGGATGGTCTCCAGGCCACAGTAGTTCACGGCGGTGCTGGCGATCACCATGGACGAAGTCTCCTTGTCTGAGCCAGGGTCCCCTGCTGGATGCCAGGTCACATCTATGAAGAGGGGACCACCTGCCCCCATCCGGTCAAACCTGTAGGGAATTTCTCTCTGAAGACGGGCTCTTGGGGGTACACCGCCCTTCACCACCTTCCCATGGGGTCTGGGAGTTAGAGAAGCATCACGTGCAGGCTGGAATCAGACCGACCTGCATTCATATCCTGGCTTTgctactcactagctgtgtgatcttgggagaATGActtgatctctctgagcctcagtttcctgatttctATAATGTGGCAGAGGACGGTGCCTACTTCATAATAATACTCTGAGGATATCATGACAGATGGCTCCACAGCTCTTAAAACAGCGCTGGGTACACGGCAAACACGCAATCAATGTGCTATCGTTACGATTGCTCTTACTGTGGAGATAATATATAATGACGATAAAACCAGTCTGTGTGAGAGCAGCCCTCTGGACTTTTCGAAGTGCTTTGCACATTAATTGTCTCCGGTGAGTTAAGACATTTCAATGGTCAAGGGTTCGGGGAACCCTCAGAGTGGCAAGCAGGGCCTCATTCTAGGGACAAAGAGGGTCAGCAGACACAAGTTTCTTTCCTGCCGCCCCCCAGTTCCGGCGCAGCAGCCAAGAGTCCTGCAGAGCACGGCCACATTTCCATAACTAGAATCAAGAGCTATACGTGTGCACATGCGCTGTGTTACAAGCTATAACGTGGTGCATTGAAACATCTTTGTGCCTTCAAACGTCACAACCTTGGGAGTGACACATAAGAAGTGCAAGTGATAAAaagcataaactttaaaaaaggaactGCGATTCATCAAGTGCTAACATGATCCAGTTGGCATTTCTAGATTTCAAGATGCATAATCCAAATTCCTAACTTGCTGAAAATGTTTTTCAGCCAAGCCGCCGTTTTGTAACTTCCTAAACTCTCCTCACGATCCAGCCCCAAGTTCCGCCAAAGAATTTCGTCTGAGGGAATCAACATTTTTAGCACATGGAAGAGTGTGTCTAAACATTCCAGGTGCTTGGAGGGACTTTTACAGACAACAGAAGCTGCGTATCAAAGGATCTACCCTGGCTTTGCTTTTTTCCAGCCCCTGTGGCTGCCTTTTCCTGCTGGGTCAAAGTGCAGCCCAGCCTCAGGGCGGACAGCTCATcttttccccctgcccccatcccccagtCTGGCCCTACTCCTCATCTTGCGTTGACTCACCTTGAGATGAGATTGACAGCTCCCTCAGCAGTTCGAGGAGGGAAGAATTCTAGGGAGAACCACTTGTCACCAGATTCCATCCTCCGCTTCATCTTCTCCCTGAGCCTCTCGTGTCGTTCCGGGTCCAGCACCGGTGTGGAACACCTTGAACTATCCTTGGAGCTCTCgctgccactgctgctgcccTCCCAGCGGGGGCTGGGGCCGCCATGCCCTCTGGGTTCGTTCACCATGGCCGAGCTCCTGCTGCACGGGGTGAGGCAGGGGGCGTGAGACGGCAGGCAGGCAGCCGAGCCCCAGCAAGGCAGGGTCAAGCGAGAGATGCTGCATTTCCACGCAGGAGGAAGGCCGGTGAGGGTACGGGTGACAACGCGCCCACCCGGTGGCTCCACACGCCAGTTACGACTGTCTGCGCTGCCTCGCTCCAAGCTTTGCCCTCCGCTGCTGCCTGATTCCGCATATGACAGCCCCCACCCAGCACAGAAACATGCTCCT is part of the Balaenoptera musculus isolate JJ_BM4_2016_0621 chromosome 1, mBalMus1.pri.v3, whole genome shotgun sequence genome and encodes:
- the MTHFR gene encoding methylenetetrahydrofolate reductase isoform X2 translates to MVNEPRGHGGPSPRWEGSSSGSESSKDSSRCSTPVLDPERHERLREKMKRRMESGDKWFSLEFFPPRTAEGAVNLISRFDRMGAGGPLFIDVTWHPAGDPGSDKETSSMVIASTAVNYCGLETILHMTCCHQSREEITGHLHKAKRLGLKNILALRGDPVGDQWEEEEGGFSYAVDLVKHIRSEFGDYFDVCVAGYPKGHPDSESFEADLKHLKEKVAAGADFIITQLFFEADTFFRFVKACSEIGITCPILPGIFPIQGYHSLRQLVKLSRLEVPQQIKDVIEPIKDNDAAIRNYGIEQALSLCQELLASGLVPGLHFYTLNREMATTEVLKRLGMWIEDPRRPLPWAISAHPKRREEDVRPIFWASRPKSYIYRTQEWDEFPNGRWGNSSSPAFGELKDYYLFYLKSKSPKEELLKMWGEELTSEESVFEVFAHYLSGEPNQNGYKVTCLPWNDEPLAAETSLMKEELLRVNRRGILTINSQPSINGKPSSDPVVGWGPGGGYVFQKAYLEFFTSRETVEALLQVLKKYELRVNYHIVDVKGDNITNAPELQPNAVTWGIFPGREIIQPTVVDPVSFMFWKDEAFALWIEQWGKLYEEESPSRMIIQYIHDNYFLVNLVDNEFPLDSCLWQVVEDTFELLNRPPQNKSETEAP
- the MTHFR gene encoding methylenetetrahydrofolate reductase isoform X1, with amino-acid sequence MDRPKPKVLPAGHCCPSLGMRAWEAGSARLSVPPSISRSSAMVNEPRGHGGPSPRWEGSSSGSESSKDSSRCSTPVLDPERHERLREKMKRRMESGDKWFSLEFFPPRTAEGAVNLISRFDRMGAGGPLFIDVTWHPAGDPGSDKETSSMVIASTAVNYCGLETILHMTCCHQSREEITGHLHKAKRLGLKNILALRGDPVGDQWEEEEGGFSYAVDLVKHIRSEFGDYFDVCVAGYPKGHPDSESFEADLKHLKEKVAAGADFIITQLFFEADTFFRFVKACSEIGITCPILPGIFPIQGYHSLRQLVKLSRLEVPQQIKDVIEPIKDNDAAIRNYGIEQALSLCQELLASGLVPGLHFYTLNREMATTEVLKRLGMWIEDPRRPLPWAISAHPKRREEDVRPIFWASRPKSYIYRTQEWDEFPNGRWGNSSSPAFGELKDYYLFYLKSKSPKEELLKMWGEELTSEESVFEVFAHYLSGEPNQNGYKVTCLPWNDEPLAAETSLMKEELLRVNRRGILTINSQPSINGKPSSDPVVGWGPGGGYVFQKAYLEFFTSRETVEALLQVLKKYELRVNYHIVDVKGDNITNAPELQPNAVTWGIFPGREIIQPTVVDPVSFMFWKDEAFALWIEQWGKLYEEESPSRMIIQYIHDNYFLVNLVDNEFPLDSCLWQVVEDTFELLNRPPQNKSETEAP